The genome window CTGTACGGCTTGCCGGGCACGTCCAGCGCCACCACCAATGCATTCTTCGGCAGCGCCGCGAGCACGCGGCGGCCTTCGTCCTCGATCGCGCGCTGCGCATCGCGGCCCTTGCCGCGCAAGCCGGGTTCGATCTCGACCAGTTCCAGCGGCAGCCAGTGCGACAGGCGCTTGCGGTATTCGGCGAAGCCCTGCGCGACCCAGGCCGGGGCGCGTTCGCCGGTGGCGATCAGGCGTGCCTTCATCGTTGCGACCGCAGCGCGCGTCTCACCAGCGCTCCGGCACGAACACCATGTCGAACATCCCATCGTCGATCTGCTGTTCGATCAGGCGCGCGCGTTCCAGCTTGATCCATTGCTTGAGCGTTTCCGGCCGACTTGCCGCAGCGCGGTCTTCGGCGCATTGCTGGATCTCGTCCTGCAGCTGGCGCTTGAACTGCGCCAGCAACGCGTCCAGGCGCTGCGGCTGCGGACGACGCTCTTCGTACAGGCCATAACGCCCCATGAAGTCATCGACCACCTGCGCCAGTTCCAGCTCGACCTGCTTCAGTTGCGTGGCGAACAGGCTGTTGTAATCGCGAATCCGTTCCTCGGCCATCGCCGCGATTGCGGCCTGATCCAGTTGGCCGATCTCCAGTTGCAATTCCAGCAGGGTCAGCAGGTCGTCGTCGCGATAGGCCTGATTGAGCCGCTGCATCAACGCGGTCTTGCGTTCGCGCTGCTGCGGATCGGGCTCGCGGTCCGGATGCAGGGCCGCGACCAGGGTGCGGTACAGCGCGCGGCGGGCCTGTTGCGGATCGGCGACGCGCTCGGCTGTCTTACCGGCACCTGCGCGGCGCCGCTTCGCGCGCTGCTGCGCGCGCCCGGCCGCGTGCGCGTGCTGCGCCTGCAGGCGCTCGTGCACCTGCGCATACAGCGCCTCGGGCGACTGGACATGGCGCAACTCCTCCTCGGTCAGGCCGAACTCCTCGCCGATCACCGACTTCAGCAGCGCCTCGGACTCGGCCAGTCCCTGGTCGAAACCGACCGGGCTGTGGCGGTCGTAGATGCGCTTCAGCTCGCCGCCGCCGCCGTCCCGGAGCAGCAGCGCGGCCAGTTCGCAAATCGCCCCGGACAGATCGGCGCGATCGCGCTTACTCAGCTTGTAGGCGGCATGCGCCGCATCCAGTTCCAGCAGCAGTTGCGCCTGCGCCGCATCGCGCGACTGCAGCAACGGCTCGACCTGTTCGTGGAAACGCTGTTCCCAGCGCGGCAACGCCTCGTACCAGGCGCGCAATTGCATGCGTGTACGCTCGAGGCGTTCGATCAGCGCGCCGAAGCGCTTGCGCGCGGGGGTGGCGCGCGACTGCGCGACCTCGCCGACAGCGACGCGCGTGCGTACCGGCGGCGCGTCGCCGCCGGCGCCGTGCGCGTCGTCGCGCCGCTTAGGCATCGCGTGCCGGTTCGTCGCCGTCGTCGTCGCTCGGCGGCTGGTCGCCGACTGTCCACAAGCGCTCCAACGCATAGAACTCGCGCACCCGCGGCAGCATCACGTGCACCACCACGTCGCCGAGATCAACCAGCACCCACTCGGCCTCGCGCTCGCCTTCCACGCCCAGCGGCATCACGTCCAGCTTCTTGGCGTGCTTGATCACTTCGTCGGCGATCGACTTGACGTGGCGGGTGGAGGTGCCGGAGACGACGATCATGTAATCGGTGACGCTGGACTTGCCGCGCACGTCGATTTCCACCGCGTCCTTGGCCTTGAGCTCGTCGAGCGCGTTGCGGACGTGGGCGAGCAGGACCGGCAACGACGGCGGCGGGCTGGGCAGTTGGGTCTTGATGACGTGGGCTTGAGTGGACAAAGGTGCGAACTCGATGGAATGGGCGAATTATAGGGAACTACGCGAAGACACGTATTCAGCTAGCCGGCGCGGAGGCCGCAGGGGCCGCCGCATACAGTCCGGCGGCACGGATGTAGTCCGCGACCGCGGCCGGCACCAGCCCGGCCCAGTCGCCGCCGGCGGCGATGCGCGCGCGCACCTGGCTGGCCGATTCGCTGCGCAACGGTTGCCGCAGGCACCACAACAGGCCGCCCGGCGCGCCCGCCAGCGCCTGCGGCGAGGCGGCCCAGCGCCCGGCCAGCGCCTGCGCCAACTCGGCCGGCAAGGCGCGCTCCCAGCCGCTGTCGGCACGGTCGGCGACGACCAGATGCACCGCGTCGAGCAGGCCGCGCCAGTCGCGCCAGGTGTTGAAGCCGACCAAGCTGTCGGCGCCGATCAGCAGCGCCAACGATGTGGCGGGGCCGAGCTCGGCGCGCAGTTCGCGCACCGTATCGATGCTGTACGAGGCCACGCCCGGCTGCGCCAGCGCGCGCTGCAACTCGTGCCGGTCCAGCAGCAACCCGGCCTCGCCGGCGATCGCCAGCGCCAGCATCTCGCAGCGCTGCCGCGCATCGGCCCCGGGCGCCTGGCGATGCGGCGGATCGGCCGCCGGCATCAGCCGCACCGGCACCGCGAACGCATCGCGCGCGGCCCGCGCGATCGCCAGATGGCCGTTGTGGATGGGGTCGAAGGTGCCGCCGTAGATCAAGTGGAGCGTTCGGGACCGGGGACCGGGGACCGGGGACCCGGAAAAGCGGAAATCCAGCGAGGGCACGCGCTCTGGATTTTGCTGTTCCCGGGTCCCTGGTCCCCGGCCCCCGGTCCCGCCCCTGCTCATACCACCAACAACCGTACCGCCCGCGCCTCGGCGATGGACAGCAGCAGGCGCTCCAGCGCGATCCAGGCGTCGCCGTCGGCGCGGCCCTTGGCGATGCGGTCGATGCGTCCGGCTTCGGCGGCGAAGCGCTCCCAGCGGCGCGGTTCGGCATGCCGCTGCAGCGCACGCTTGAACGGCGCCTGGCGCGATTCCCAGATGCCCTGCCCCTTCATCTCCGCGGCCAGGTTGCCGCCGGCCGCCTGCACCTTGGCCAACGCCGCGGTACGCAACAGTTCCTTGATCAGAATCGGCAGCAAGCCTGCCACCGCTTCGCCCTCGGCGCGCAGCCCGGCGAGCATGCGCCCGACTGCCGACGCCTGCCCGGCCAGGGTGGCTTCGGCCAGGCGGAACACGTCGTAGCGCGCGGCGTCGGCGACCAGCGACTCCATCGCCGCCACGTCCAGGCTGTTGCCATCGGCCAGCAGCGCCAGCTTGTCGATCTCCTGCGCGGCGGCCAGCAGATTGCCTTCGACCCGCTCGGCCAGGCGCTGCACCGCGCCGGCATCGGCACGCAGGCCCTTGCTGCGCAGGCGGCGCTCGATCCAGTCGCCCAGTTCGTGCGGCTTGATCGCCCAGGCCACCGCGATCACCCCGAGCCGGCCGACCGCGTCGGCCCACTTGCCCTGGTGCGCCTTGCTCCATTCGTTGCAGGTGATCAGCAGCACCACGTCCGGCGGCGGATCGGCGCAGAACGCGCTGATGACCTCGGCGCCTTCCTTGCCGGGCTTGCCGCTGGGCAGGCGCAGTTCGATCAACCGGCGCGGGCTGAACAGGCTCGGCGCGTTGAAGCTGGAATACAGCTGGCTCCAGTCGAACTCGCGGCCGTCGGCGTCGAACACCTCGCGCTCGCCGATGCCTTCGGCGCGCGCACGCGCGCGCACCGCGTCGGCGGCCTCGAGCACGCGCAGGGTTTCCGGGCCGGCGATCAGATAGACCGGATGCAGCGGCTGCGCGGCCGGCTGGGTGACGAGCTGTTCGGGACGCAATTCCATGGCGGCAACCTAGGGCCTGTCGCTGTGCGCCGCCAGCGGATCGCCCACTACGGGCGAGCGGTGGGCGGCGGGCGGTGGCCAGCGGATCAAGGCTACGGCGTGGTCGCCGGCGGCGTGCCGGGGTCCGGCGTGCCTTCGACCGGCGTGCCGGTGGCGGCGGGCGGCGCCTGGTTGACGTTCTTGCCGTCGCGCACTTCGGCGCGCACCACGCTGTCGATCCGGCGCAGCATCGAGGCCGACATCTCGCGGCGCAGCTCGTCGGCGAGGATCTCGCGCTCGGTGGTGGTACCGGTGGCGTCGGTCGGCGGCGACACGTAGTCGCGCGACAGCTCGATCACCTGCTGCGGCACCAGCACGCTGCCGTCGGCGCGGCGGAACACGAAGATCGCCGCGTAGCGCAGGCTGTATTCCTGAGCGCGGCCCTCGGCGTCGAGCGCGATCGGCAGGTCGCCCCAGCGCTCGGACAGCACTTCCAGACGCGCCACGCCGGTGTTGACGTCCTTCGGCGCGATCTCCGCGCCGGCGGCGCGCAGGCCGCGCTCGAGCAGCTTCACCAGCTCGCTGTACGGCGCCGAGGAGACCACCTTCACCGAGGGCGTGCCGGCCGGCAAGGTCAACTTGTCGCGCAGGTGGAAGCCGCAGGCGGTCAGGGACGTCGCGAGGACGAGGGCGAGCAGGAGTCGGGTCATGGACACAGTCTGGGGGAGCCGGCTGGGCGCGGCAACAGGCGGCTAGCCTGCCCGATGCCGCGTGAACGAGGGTTGAGACATACCGAAGCGCGCGCCGCCGGCGATCGCGGCGGCGTGTGGCATGCGCCTGCGGCGGCGCGGTTCATGCCGCCACCAGGTTCACGATCTTGCCCGGCACGATGATGATCTTGCGGATGCTCAGGCCTTCCAGGAACTTGGCGGTGTTCGGCTCGGCCTGGGCCAGCGCCTCGATCTGCTCGCGCGGGGCGTCGGCGGCGACCTCGATGGTGCCGCGCAGCTTGCCGTTGACCTGCACCGCCAGGGTCAGCGCGTCGCGCACCAGCGCGGCCGGGTCCGGCTGCGGGAACGGCAGGTCTTCCAGCAGGGTCGGCGCATGCCCCAGCGCCTGCCACAGCGCATGGCTGGCGTGCGGGGTGATCGGGTTGAGCAACAGCACCGCCGCTTCCAGCGCTTCCTGGCGCACCGCGCGGCCCTGGTCGCCGGCGTCGTCGAACTTGGCCAGCGCATTGGTCAGCTCCATCACCGCAGCGATGGCGGTGTTGAAGCTGTGGCGGCGGCCGTAGTCGTCGGCGACCTTGCCGATGGTCTCGTGGGTCTTGCGCCGCAACGCCTTGTGCTCGGCGCCCAGCGCGGCCGCCTCCAGCGCCGGGGCGGCACCGTCGGCGACATGCTTATGCACCTGCGCCCACAGCCGGCGCAGGAACCGCGCCATGCCGTCCACGCCGGCCTCGTTCCACTCCAGCGACTGCTCCGGCGGCGCGGCGAACATCGAAAACAGGCGCACCGTGTCGGCGCCGTACTTGCCGACCATCGCCTGCGGGTCCACGCCGTTGTTCTTGGACTTGGACATCTTCTCGGTGCCGCCGATCTGCACCGGCGCGCCATCGGCGATCAGGCTGGCGCCGACGATGCGGCCGCGCTCATCGCGCTGCACGTCCACGTCGGCCGGGTTGATCCAGTCCTTGGAGCCGTCGCCGTTGTCGCGGTAGTAGGTCTCGGCGATCACCATGCCCTGGGTCAGCAGGTTGGTCGCCGGCTCGTCGCTGTCCACCAGGCGCGCGTCGCGCAGCAGCTTGTGGAAGAAGCGGAAGTACATCAGGTGCAGGATCGCGTGCTCGATGCCGCCGATGTACTGGTCCACCGGCAGCCAGTAGTTGCCGCGCTTGTCGACCATGTCCTTGGCGCCGGGCGAGGTGTAGCGCGCGTAGTACCAGCTCGACTCCATGAAGGTGTCGAAGGTGTCGGTCTCGCGCTCGGCCGCCGCGCCGCATTGCGGGCAGGTGGTCTTGCGCCATTCCGGATCGGTCTTCAGCGGCGAGCCGGTGCCGCTCAGCGCCACGTTCTCCGGCAGCAGCACCGGCAGCTGGTCTTCCGGCACCGGCACTGCGCCGCAGCTGGCGCAGTAGATCACCGGGATCGGGCAGCCCCAGTAGCGCTGGCGGCTGACGCCCCAGTCGCGCAGGCGGTAGTTGATGCGGCGCTGGCCCTGGCCCTTGCGCTCGAAGCGCTCGGCCAATGCCTCGAACGCGCCGTGGTAGTCCAGGCCGTCGAACTCGGCCGAGTTGACCAGTTCGAACTCGCGGGTCTTGTCGGTGTACCAGTCGCGCCAGACGCTCGATTCCCAGGTGCGCTCCTCGTCGTTCTTTGGCGCCTTCAGCGCGATCACCTGGCGGATCGGCAGCGCGTACTTGTTGGCGAACTCGAAATCGCGCTGATCGTGGCCGGGTACCGCCATCACCGCGCC of Xanthomonas translucens pv. cerealis contains these proteins:
- the rlmH gene encoding 23S rRNA (pseudouridine(1915)-N(3))-methyltransferase RlmH; amino-acid sequence: MKARLIATGERAPAWVAQGFAEYRKRLSHWLPLELVEIEPGLRGKGRDAQRAIEDEGRRVLAALPKNALVVALDVPGKPYSSEQLAQRMEHWRGQGRDLALLIGGPEGHSPEVLAVASESWSLGPLTLPHMLVRLVVAEQLYRAAAMLANHPYHRA
- a CDS encoding J domain-containing protein, producing MPKRRDDAHGAGGDAPPVRTRVAVGEVAQSRATPARKRFGALIERLERTRMQLRAWYEALPRWEQRFHEQVEPLLQSRDAAQAQLLLELDAAHAAYKLSKRDRADLSGAICELAALLLRDGGGGELKRIYDRHSPVGFDQGLAESEALLKSVIGEEFGLTEEELRHVQSPEALYAQVHERLQAQHAHAAGRAQQRAKRRRAGAGKTAERVADPQQARRALYRTLVAALHPDREPDPQQRERKTALMQRLNQAYRDDDLLTLLELQLEIGQLDQAAIAAMAEERIRDYNSLFATQLKQVELELAQVVDDFMGRYGLYEERRPQPQRLDALLAQFKRQLQDEIQQCAEDRAAASRPETLKQWIKLERARLIEQQIDDGMFDMVFVPERW
- the rsfS gene encoding ribosome silencing factor, which encodes MSTQAHVIKTQLPSPPPSLPVLLAHVRNALDELKAKDAVEIDVRGKSSVTDYMIVVSGTSTRHVKSIADEVIKHAKKLDVMPLGVEGEREAEWVLVDLGDVVVHVMLPRVREFYALERLWTVGDQPPSDDDGDEPARDA
- the nadD gene encoding nicotinate-nucleotide adenylyltransferase encodes the protein MSRGGTGGRGPGTREQQNPERVPSLDFRFSGSPVPGPRSRTLHLIYGGTFDPIHNGHLAIARAARDAFAVPVRLMPAADPPHRQAPGADARQRCEMLALAIAGEAGLLLDRHELQRALAQPGVASYSIDTVRELRAELGPATSLALLIGADSLVGFNTWRDWRGLLDAVHLVVADRADSGWERALPAELAQALAGRWAASPQALAGAPGGLLWCLRQPLRSESASQVRARIAAGGDWAGLVPAAVADYIRAAGLYAAAPAASAPAS
- the holA gene encoding DNA polymerase III subunit delta, with the protein product MELRPEQLVTQPAAQPLHPVYLIAGPETLRVLEAADAVRARARAEGIGEREVFDADGREFDWSQLYSSFNAPSLFSPRRLIELRLPSGKPGKEGAEVISAFCADPPPDVVLLITCNEWSKAHQGKWADAVGRLGVIAVAWAIKPHELGDWIERRLRSKGLRADAGAVQRLAERVEGNLLAAAQEIDKLALLADGNSLDVAAMESLVADAARYDVFRLAEATLAGQASAVGRMLAGLRAEGEAVAGLLPILIKELLRTAALAKVQAAGGNLAAEMKGQGIWESRQAPFKRALQRHAEPRRWERFAAEAGRIDRIAKGRADGDAWIALERLLLSIAEARAVRLLVV
- a CDS encoding LPS-assembly lipoprotein LptE, yielding MTRLLLALVLATSLTACGFHLRDKLTLPAGTPSVKVVSSAPYSELVKLLERGLRAAGAEIAPKDVNTGVARLEVLSERWGDLPIALDAEGRAQEYSLRYAAIFVFRRADGSVLVPQQVIELSRDYVSPPTDATGTTTEREILADELRREMSASMLRRIDSVVRAEVRDGKNVNQAPPAATGTPVEGTPDPGTPPATTP
- the leuS gene encoding leucine--tRNA ligase is translated as MSAVEPTAYDPQQVESSAQQFWDATRAFEVNETSDKPKFYCLSMLPYPSGALHMGHVRNYTIGDVISRYQRMNGKNVLQPMGWDAFGLPAENAAIKNKTAPAKWTYANIEHMRSQLKSLGYAIDWSREFATCRPEYYVHEQRMFTRLMRKGLAYRRNAVVNWDPVDQTVLANEQVIDGRGWRSGALVEKREIPQWFLRITDYAQELLDGLDQLPGWPESVKTMQRNWIGRSEGLEIQFEVRDAAGAALDPLRVFTTRPDTLMGVTFVSIASEHPLALHAARSNPQLAALLAELKQGGVSEAELETQEKRGMDTGLVAVHPISGEQVPVWVANFVLMGYGTGAVMAVPGHDQRDFEFANKYALPIRQVIALKAPKNDEERTWESSVWRDWYTDKTREFELVNSAEFDGLDYHGAFEALAERFERKGQGQRRINYRLRDWGVSRQRYWGCPIPVIYCASCGAVPVPEDQLPVLLPENVALSGTGSPLKTDPEWRKTTCPQCGAAAERETDTFDTFMESSWYYARYTSPGAKDMVDKRGNYWLPVDQYIGGIEHAILHLMYFRFFHKLLRDARLVDSDEPATNLLTQGMVIAETYYRDNGDGSKDWINPADVDVQRDERGRIVGASLIADGAPVQIGGTEKMSKSKNNGVDPQAMVGKYGADTVRLFSMFAAPPEQSLEWNEAGVDGMARFLRRLWAQVHKHVADGAAPALEAAALGAEHKALRRKTHETIGKVADDYGRRHSFNTAIAAVMELTNALAKFDDAGDQGRAVRQEALEAAVLLLNPITPHASHALWQALGHAPTLLEDLPFPQPDPAALVRDALTLAVQVNGKLRGTIEVAADAPREQIEALAQAEPNTAKFLEGLSIRKIIIVPGKIVNLVAA